The window CGGGGCCGACGTCCTGGCCCTGACCGAGCTCAAGGGGAGCGCCGTCCCCGTCTACGAGAAGGCCCTGGCGGGCACGTACAAGTACCACTCCGTCGAGGGCACGGTCGGCCTGTGGAGCAAGTACCCGCTGAGCGCCAGCGCGCCCGTCGACATCAGGATGGGCTGGACCCGGGCCATGCGCGCCACCGTCGCCACCCCCCAGGGGGACGTCGCCGCCTTCGTCGCCCACCTCCCCTCGGTGCGGGTCAAGCTGAAGGCCGGCTTCACCGCGAACCAGCGCGACGACAGCGCCGACGCGCTGGGCGCCGCGCTCGCCGCCGAACCGCTGAAGAAGGTCATCCTGCTCGGCGACCTCAACGGCACCATGAACGACCGCGCCCTGTCCGAGGTCACCTCGCAGATGCGCTCCACCCAGGGCGCCGCGGGCGACGGCTTCGGCTTCAGCTGGCCCGCGCAGTTCCCGATGGCCCGGATCGACCAGATCATGGTCCGCGGCATCAAGCCGGAGGCCTCCTGGACCCTGCCCCGCACGGGCAGCGACCACCTGCCGGTCGCGGCCCGGGTGACCGTGAAGAAGTAGGCGCACCCCGGGCGGGTGCGCACATGAAGGGAGGGGCCTCGCCGCCGATGCGGTGAGGCCCCTCCCTTCGTCCGTCCCGCTCCGGCCCGGCGGCCACGCGGCCACGCGGCTGCGTGTTACGCGGCTACGCGTGCTCGCGCCAGCCGTTCGTGATCGGCAGCCGGCGGTCCTTGCCGAAGCCCTTCGCGGAGATCTTCGTACCCGGCGGGTACTGGCGGCGCTTGTACTCCGCCGTGTCCACCATCCGCAGGGTCCTGGCGACCAGCTCCCGGTCGAAGCCGGCCTCCACGATCGCCTCCATGCCCTGGTCGCGGTCCACGTACAGGGCCAGGATCGCGTCGAGCACCGGGTAGTCCGGCAGGGAGTCCGTGTCCACCTGGCCCGGGCGCAGCTCCGCGCTCGGCGGCTTGACGATCGAGTTCTCCGGGATCGGCGGGGTCTCGCCGCGCTCGGCGGCGGCCCGGTTGCGGTACTGGGCGAGCCGGAAGACGTCCGTCTTGTACACGTCCTTGATCGGGCCGTACGCGCCCACCGAGTCGCCGTACAGGGTGGAGTAGCCGACGGCCAGCTCCGACTTGTTGCCCGGGGCCAGCACGATGTGGCCCTCCTGGTTGGACACCGCCATCAGCATCGTGCCGCGCAGCCGGGACTGCAGGTTCTCCTCGGCCAGGCCGCTCAGGCCCAGCGAGCCCATGTAGGCGTCGAACATCGGCTCGATCGGCACGGTCCGGAGGTTCAGGCCGGTCCGCTCGGCCAGGTCGGCCGCGTCGCCCTTCGAGTGGTCCGAGGAGTACTTCGACGGCATCGAGATGCCGTGCACGTTCTGCGCGCCGATCGCGTCGCAGGCGATCGAGGCGACCAGGGCGGAGTCGATGCCCCCGGAGAGCCCGATCAGGACGGAGCGGAATCCGTTCTTCTTGACGTACGCGCGCAGACCCACGACCAGCGCGTCGTAGATCTCCTCGTCGTCGTCGAGCCGGTCGGCGTAGCCGCCGGTCACGACCGCCTCGTACGGCTCCACCGGCTCCTCGGACAGGATCACGCGGTCGATGCGCAGCCCGTCGTCCACGACGCCCTCGGGGGCGTCGGCGCGCGCGGCCGGCAGGTCGAGGTCGACCAGCACGCAGCCCTCGGAGAACTGCGGGGCGCGGGCGATGACCTCGCCGTCGGCGTCCACGACGATCGAGTCGCCGTCGAAGACCAGCTCGTCCTGGCCGCCGATCATCGCCAGGTAGGCGAGGGTGCAGCCGGCCTCCTGGGCCCGCTTCTGCACCAGTTCGAGGCGCAGGTCGTCCTTGTTGCGCTCGTACGGTGAGGCGTTGACGGAGATCAGCAGCCCGGCCCCGGCGGAGCGGGTGGCCGGGACCCGGCCGCCCTCCTGCCAGAGGTCCTCGCAGATGGCCAGGGCCACGTCGACGCCCCGGACCCGGATCACCGGCTGGGTGTCGCCCGGCACGAAGTACCGGAACTCGTCGAACACGCCGTAGTTGGGGAGGTGGTGCTTGGCGAAGCGCAGGACCACCTGCCCGCGGTGCAGCACGGCGGCCGCGTTCTCCGGGGAGCCGGCCGGGCGGCCGAGCCGGGGTACCGCCTTCTCGGTGCGGTCGAGGTAGCCGACGACGACCGGCAGTTCGCCGAGGCCCTCGGCCGCCAGCCGCTCGGCGAGCTCGCGGAGCGCGGAGCGGGAGGCCTCGACGAAGGAGCCGCGCAGGGCGAGGTCCTCGACGGGGTACCCGGTCAGCATCATCTCCGGGAACGCCACCAGGTGGGCGCCCTGCTCGGCGGAGTGCCGGGTCCAGTGGACGACCGAGTCGGCGTTCGCGGCGATGTTGCCGACGTGCGAGTCGATCTGATTCAGAGCGAGACGAAGTTGAGGCACGGGGCCCAGTCTAATCGTCTTTCTGACGCGATGTCCTGGACCCCGCCCGTTCTCCCCTGCCGGGAGCGCCCGTCAGCCGAGGGGGCCGGCGTACTTCACGTCGTCGAGCAGGGTCCCGGCGGCGATGTCCGCGGTGATGCTCTTGGTGCCCTCCGGGATCTCGAACGCCACGATCCCGCTGGCCGATTCGCCCGGCAGGATCGAGCCCTTGACCATCTTCGGCACGCCGCCGCCGCTGCCGGAGCTGTCGAAGACCATGTCGGCGGTCATGCCCTGGTCGTCGCGGACGTTGGGCACGGCGTAGATCACCTCGTGCGGCGTGGAAGAGCCGTTGGTGATGGTGATCGTGATCTGGATGGCGTTCTTGACCTCTTCGCGGGCGATGATGCCCTTCGGCTCGTACTTCTTCGGAACCGACAGGCTCACCTTGACGCCGTTCGGGTAGGTGAAGGTCTCGCCGAACGGCAGCGCGCTGGTCAGGCCGGGGACCTGGGTGGGCGACGGGGACGCGGACGGGGACTTGGACTTGGACGGGGACCTGGACGGCCAGGGCTCACCGCTGGGGTAGAGCCCGTCCAGTTCGTACTCCTCGTCGTCGATCCCGATCCCGGCGCGGTCCTCCTTGGCCTCGTCGATGAAGGAGACGGTGAGGAGGAAACCGCCGACCGAGGCGCCGAGGCCGGCGATCCCGAGGACGGTGCCGACGATGGCCATCGTCCGGTTCGGGGCGCCCGTGTTGGCGCGGCGCCACCCGGCGATGCCGAGGCCCGCGGCGACCACCGCGAGCAGGGTGCCGGCCCAGAAGAGGAACGGCACGAGGCCGAGGAACACGGCGAAGGCGGCGACGATCACGGCGGCCATGGCCAGGCCGTTGGTGGTCGGCTGGGCCTGCGGGTAGCCCGCGTACGGGGCCCCTCCGAAGGCGGGGTCAGGCTGGGTCCAGGGGTTGCCCGGGCCGGGCTGGGCCCACGGGTTGCCGGGGGCGCCGGGAGCGCCCGCGTCACTGAAGTGCGCGGCCGCCGGGGCCGGGGTGGGCGGCGCGAACTGCGAGGGGGCCGGGGCCGGTTCCGGGGCGGGGCCCGGTTCGGGGGCGGGTGCGGCGGGAGCCGCGGGCGCGTCGGTGACGGCCGGGGTCTCAGGCGCCTCGGCAGCCGCGGGGGCTCCTGGGGCCTCGGGTACCTCGGCAGCTGCCGGGGCCTCGGGGGCCTCGGGTGTCGCCGGGGTCTCAGGGGCCTCGGGCGTTGCCGGGGTCTCAGGGGCCGGTGTCGCGGCCGGGGTCTTCTCCAGCGAGAGCGGCTGGGCGGGCGCCGGTATGGAGGTCGTCTCGGGAGCTGGGGTACCCGTCGGCTCCGTCGGCTCCGTCGGAGGGCCGTCGGGCGTGCTGGGCGGGTTCGGCGGGGTACTCATACCGGCGGGGTCGTCCTCTTGTAGCGGCTGTCGCGATCACCGCAAGGGTGCCATGCCGACGGCCGGCCTCCACCCGCAATTACCGCCCGGTTCCGGGGGCCGGCTCGGCCGAGCCGGCCCCCGGAACCGCAAGGCGGCGGCCTACCGCCGGTAGCCGAGCACCGTCATCATCCCGGACTCCGAGTGGTAGACGTTGTGGCAGTGCACCATCCACAGCCCGGGGTTGTCCGCGTCGAAGTCCGCCGTCAGCCTCCCGCCCGGCAGGACGACCGCGGTGTCCTTGCGCGCCCCGCCGGCCTGGCCGGCCAGCGCGAAGGTGTGCCCGTGCAGGTGCACCGGGTGCCACATCGGCGTCGTGTTCCTGAAGTCCAGCCGGACCCGCTCGCCCGCCTTCACCGGATGGCGCTGGTCCGGCGTGTACGGCTTGCCGTCGAAGGCCCAGTCGTACTTGGTCATGGAGCCGGTCAGCCGGATCTGCACCGTACGGTCCGGCTCGCGCGGGGCCAGTGCGGCCGGCCCGGCGGCCTTGAGCACGTCCGCCGTCAGCGGCCGCACGTCCAGCTCGGCCGGCCGGGTCGCGGCGGTGGGCGCCGTACCCGTGCCGGTGCGCAGCACCGCGAGCGCGGACCGGCCCTTGCCCTCCGCCAGTGCGGTGAGCGGGAACACCCCGTCCTGGGCCGTGACCAGGACGTCGTACCGCTCGCCCATGCCCAGCAGCAGTGAGGGCGTCTTCGTGTGCTCCACCGGGAAGCCGTCGGTGTGGGTGACCGTCAGTTCGTGGTCGCCGAGGGCGATCCGGAAGGCGGTGTCCCCGCCGGCGTTGACGATGCGCAGCCGGATCCGGTCGCCGGGGCGGGCGGTGAAGACGGACGGGTCGTCCGCCACCCGGCCGTTGATCAGGTAGTGCGGGTAGGCGACGTCGCCCGCGTCCCGCCCGAGGACGTCGCTGTCGGCGCCCATGAGGAGGTGGGAACGCCCGGAACCGGAGCCGGAACTGGAGCCGGGGGAGGGCGCCTGGCCGTGTGCGGCGTGGCCGCCGCCCTCACCGCTCATGCCCTTGCGGAGCTCGGCGAGGACGTCGTCCGGGGTGGCGCCGTCCACCCCGTCGATCCAGTCGTCGAGGACGACCACCCACTCCTTGTCGTAGGACAGGGGCTCCTTCGGGTCCTCGATGATCAGCGGGGCGTACAGGCCGCGGTCCTGCTGGACCCCGGTGTGCGGGTGGAACCAGTACGTCCCCGGGTGCGGGACGGCGAACTTGTACGTGAAGGATCCGCCCGGGGCGATGTCCCGCTGGGTCAGTCCCGGGACCCCGTCCATGTCGTTGCGCAGCGCGAGGCCGTGCCAGTGCAGGGAGGTCGCCTCGGGGAGGTTGTTGGCCAGGGCGAGGGAGAGGGTGCCGCCCGCCGTGGCGCGGACCTCCTGGCCCGGCAGCCTGTCCCCGTACGCCCAGGAGCGCACGGTGATTCCGGCGCCGAGGTCGAGCGGGGTGGCGGTGGCGGTGACCTTGACCTCGGTGAGGGGGCCGGTGGCCTTGCGGGCGGCCTCGGCGGCCCGGACCTCGGGCCCGGCCGGGTCCACGTACCCCTCGGGCACGTCGGCGGAGCCGCCGTGGTTCATGGAGCCGTGGTCCGGGCCGGAGCCGCCGGAGTGCCCGGAGGAGCCGGACGATCCGGAGCACGCGGCGAGCAGCCCGGAGCCGACGACGGCCGCGGATGCGCCGAGGACGGCGCGACGGGTGGGAAGAGAGCGCATGGAAGCACCTTGTGGGTGTGGTGGTACGGATTCATGGGCGCGGTTCGGCGCCGCTCCGCGGCATGCGGGAGCGGCGGCGGGGCCGGGCCTATATCCGCAGGACCGCCAGCCGGGTGAGGAGTTCGCGGGGTGAGGGCGGGTCAGGGCCGCCGCCGGACCGGCCCGGTACGCGGGAGGCGCCCCCGGGCGGCGCGGTGTCGCGGGCGCCGGCCAGTCCGCTGCCGAGCAACAGCAGGACGAGCCCCGTGAGGACGGCGAGGCACACGGACATGGGGTCCATGCCGGTGCCGGGCGCGGGGGATCCCCACTGCGAAGCCGTGGGGGAGGCCGCGTCGGCAGCCGCCGCCCGGGCGGGTTCGTCGACGGGTTTGGCGACGGGTTCGTGGACGGGTTCGTGCACGGGTTCGTGGACGGACTCGTCGACGGGTCCGCGGGCCGGCTCGTGCGGTGCTGCCCGGCCGTGCTCCGGGGCCCGGGCCGACGGCGGGAGCGCCGGAGTGTGGCGCGCGCCACTCTGCGCGGCGGGGTCGGATGACCCGGCCGAGGCAACGGACCGGGCCGCAGCCCCGTCCTCCATGGCGTGGGATTCAGTCGGATGGCCCAGGGTGTGCATGGTGACGATGCCCAGCAGCAGCGCGGCGAGCAGCAGCAGCCTGGGCCCCTGGGCGGCTCGCTGAGCACTGCGCGTCATGGCCGGAACCCTACCCGGGGTGGGTATCCGATCATAGGACCGACCCCGGGTCTGCCTAGGATTAGTCACACTATGTCCCCACATGGGCTCTCTCCACGGACCGCCTGGCCGGTCGCCATGCTCATCGGCCTCGCAGGCGCCGTGTACACGGCGTGGGTGCTCGAAGTCGTCCTCTCTACGGGCCTCAACCCCATCCAGACGTACGTCAGCGAACTCGCCGCCCAGGACCAGCCGCTCGGCGGTCTGTTCCGGGCCACCGACTTCACCGCCGGGCTGCTCGCCTTCGCCGGAGGACTGCTGGCCCTGTTCCGGCTGCTGAAGTACGCGGAGTCCCGCCGCCTCTGGGCGGTCGTCGGCTGGGCCGGGGTCACCCTCTTCGGCGCGGCCACCGCCGCCGACGCCTGGCTGCCGCTGAGCTGCACGCCCACCGTGGACCCCGAGTGCGCCGCCCGGGAGACCGCCAAGCTGGTCCCCGCCACCCACCAGGCCCACGCCGTCAGCAGCAGCCTCGCCATGACCGGGGCCCTCGTCGGCATCGTGGCGCTGACCGTCGCCGCCCGCCGCTACGGCTGGTTCGCCCCGCTCGCCCGCTACGGCCCCGCACTGGTCGTCCTCGAACTGCTCGCCACCGCCTGGACCCTGTCCGCCATAGCGCTGTTCACCGCCGGGCGCGGGACCTGGGCCCTGGGCGCCGGGCAGCGGCTGCAGGTGCTGTTCGTGGCAGTGTGGCTGGGCCTGCTCGCCTACTCCGTCCACAAGGAAGGCCGTACGTGACGCCGTACCCACCGCAGGTCCCGCCGCACGCGGGCGGCACCGGCCGGTTCGTCCGGGTGGACGGGGTCCCGCTGCATGTCGTCGTCGAGGGCCGGGGCCCCGTGTGCGTGCTCAGCGCCGGGCTCGCCATGGCCTGGTTCGACTGGGACCCGGTCGCCCCGCTGCTCGCCGCCGCGGGCCGTACCGTCGTCCGCTTCGACCGCCCCGGACACGGCCTCAGCGGCCCGGCCACCGAGCCGCCGACCACCGCCGGGGAGGCCCACCGGATCGCCGGCCTGCTGGACGCGCTGGGCCTCGGCGGCCCGGACGCCGGCCCGGTGACCGTCGTCGGGCACTCGATCGCCGCGTTCCACGCCGAGGCCTTCGCCCGCCTGTACCCGGAGCGCACCGCCGCCCTGGTCCTGGTCGACGGCAGCGTCGAGGAGGCCCCCCGTACGGTCCTTCCCGCCGCGCTGCGCACCGGCGCCGCCCGCGCCATCGGCCGGGCCGTGACCGCCGCCGGACTGCCGGCCGCGCTGGGACCGTCGGCCCGGCGCGCCACCGTACGGGCCTCCCGCACCGGAGGCTCCGACCCGGCCGCCCGTGACCTCGTACGCCGCTGCTACCGCACCGGCCGCGTCTGGCGCGGCGCACTGCTGGAGAACTCCCGCTACCCGGACATGGCCGCCGAACTGCTCGTCCTGCGCGGGACGCACCCGCTGACCGCCCCCGGCACCGTCCTCGCCGGCCACGACGGCTCGTCCGGCCGCTTCGCCCTGCGCTGGCTGGCCCGCCAGGCGGACCTCGCCGACCTGCTCGGCGCCCGCTTCGAGGTCGCCGAGCCCGCCGGACACCTGGTGATGCTGGACCGCCCGGGCCAGGTGGCCCGGGCGGTCCTCGAAACGGGGGAGCGGGGTCAGCCGAACCAGCGGGATCAGCCGGATCAGCGCCTGGCGTAGACCTTCTCGACGAAGCCCGCCATCTGGTCATCCGACAGGTGCTGGGCCAGGTCGGCCTCGCTGATCATGCCGACCAGCCTCTTGTCCTTGATCACGGGCAGCCGCTTGATCTGGTGGCTCTCCATCTCGTCCAGCACCGCGGACACGTCGGCGTCGGCGTCGATCCACCGGGGGGTGCCCTGGGAGAGGTCGCCGCACGTGACCTTCGAAGGGTCGTGGCCCTTGGCCACACAGGACACGACGATGTCGCGGTCGGTGATGATGCCGCACAGCCGTTCCGACTCGTCGCTGACGGGCAGCGCGCCCACGTTGAGCCGGGCCATCAGCTCGGCGGCACGGTCCAGGGTCTCGGTAGCGGGGATCCACTGGGCCCCGGGGTGCATGATCTCTGCGGCGGTGGTCATCGTTGAACCTCCTGAGCACGCCGTTCGCTGCCGGACGCGGGCGCGCCCGGCGGCGTCCCCGTCGTGGCGGGGCAGTCCGTCCGGCAGCGTGGTGCGGCCGTTCGGCCCACCCGACCCCGCACGGCGGAGCACACGCCCGTACGGGTGAGAGGGCGCCTCCCCCCACCGTACGGGCGTGTCCCGTCACCCGCGCGGTGTGGCTCCGCGCTGCCCCAGCATGTCCGCCATCAGGGTGAGCTCCGAGCGCTGTGCGTCGACCATGCCCTGGGCCAGCTCCCGCTCGACCGGGGTCACGCACTGCTGCGCACACCCCTCGGCCATCGCGACGCCGCCCTTGTGGTGGTCGGTCATCAGCTGGAGGAAGAGCACCTCCGCGTCGCGGCCCGAGGCGGAGTCCAGCCGGGCCAGCTCCTCCTTGGTCGCCATGCCGGGCATCAGCGCGCCGGGCGCGGCGCTCTGCCCCGCGTGCCCGTCCGCGTGCCCGCCGCTCGCGTGCCCGGCGTGTTCGCCGCCCGTGCCCATCCAGGACATGGGCGGCTCGCCGGCCACCACCTTCGGCAGCCCCCACAGGTCCAGCCAGCCGAGCAGCATGCCCCGCTGGTTGGCCTGCGTGTTGGCGATGTCGTACGCGAGGGTGCGCACCGCCTCGTCCTGGGTGCGGTCCCGCACGATGAAGGACATCTCCACCGCCTGCTGGTGATGCACCGCCATGTCCCGGGCGAAGCCGGCGTCCGCCGAGTGGAGCCCCGGCGTACGGGCCTCCTCCGTACCGGAATCGCCGCTCGCGGCGGTGACCGTGGCCGCCGCCGCGAACAGCAGCGCCAGCAGGACGGCCGTGCCCGCGGCCCAGTACGTACGGGGGGTGCGGGGGCTCACTTCTCGGCCACGCCGCTCGTGCAGGCGGCGCCCGGCTCCGGGGTCTGCTGGCCCTGCACGTACTTGGTGAAGAACTGCGCCACCCGCGGGTCGTCCGCGGTGTCCACGGTCAGCTGCTTGCCCCACGCGCTGAGCATGATCGCGCCGGCCTGCTCCTTGACCGGGCTCATCAGCGTGTACGGCGTCTTGCCGACGGTCGCGGCGAGCTTGTCCACCTCGGCCTTGGCGGCCTTCTCGTTGTACGTCACCCAGACGGCGCCGTGCTCCAGCGAGTGGACGGCGTTCACCTCGGGCACCGGGTTCTTGTAGACGTCGCCGTTGCAGTTCATCCAGCGGGGGTGGTGGTCACCGCCGACCGGGGGATTCATCTCGTACTTCACCGGGGTCTCGACGTGGTTGCGGCCCAGGTTCTTCGCGTCCCAGGTCTGCTCGCCGGAGACCGGGTTCTTGCGGGCCGTCTCGACGGCCTCCTTCTTGCGCTGCTCGTCCTGCTTCTGGTCGATCAGCACCCAGGCGCCGAAACCGACGAGGCCGACGACGATGGCCGACGAGGCCGTGATCGCGATCGCCTTGTTGCGCCGATCCCGTGCCTTCTCGGCGCGGCGCATCTCGGCTATGCGCGCCTGGCGGGAGTTCGGGTCGGTGTTCTGCTGGGTCCTGCCGGACTTGCTGGCCATGTGCCCTGGTTCCTTCTGCTGAGGGGGGTGGACGGAACGCGAAAACCGGACCTGTCAGGTCCGCAGCACCTGGAGAGCATGCAGGTCGGGGGCGCGCGCCTGCGGCTCGGGCGGCCGGACCCGCCCCGTCCCGGCGGTGTCCG of the Streptomyces sp. NBC_01294 genome contains:
- a CDS encoding endonuclease/exonuclease/phosphatase family protein, coding for MAQAYMTESGNGGSEPSEPSASRFGRRLAELRKDPGIWRRGWVLAALAALIALIMIFHAELPNDVGNLGSLTETFLPWLGLAVPVLLAGAVFRRSATALIAVLLTAVVWANLFGGLVSDKSGPGGNLVVATHNVDADNADPRGTAESVARSGADVLALTELKGSAVPVYEKALAGTYKYHSVEGTVGLWSKYPLSASAPVDIRMGWTRAMRATVATPQGDVAAFVAHLPSVRVKLKAGFTANQRDDSADALGAALAAEPLKKVILLGDLNGTMNDRALSEVTSQMRSTQGAAGDGFGFSWPAQFPMARIDQIMVRGIKPEASWTLPRTGSDHLPVAARVTVKK
- a CDS encoding NAD+ synthase; protein product: MPQLRLALNQIDSHVGNIAANADSVVHWTRHSAEQGAHLVAFPEMMLTGYPVEDLALRGSFVEASRSALRELAERLAAEGLGELPVVVGYLDRTEKAVPRLGRPAGSPENAAAVLHRGQVVLRFAKHHLPNYGVFDEFRYFVPGDTQPVIRVRGVDVALAICEDLWQEGGRVPATRSAGAGLLISVNASPYERNKDDLRLELVQKRAQEAGCTLAYLAMIGGQDELVFDGDSIVVDADGEVIARAPQFSEGCVLVDLDLPAARADAPEGVVDDGLRIDRVILSEEPVEPYEAVVTGGYADRLDDDEEIYDALVVGLRAYVKKNGFRSVLIGLSGGIDSALVASIACDAIGAQNVHGISMPSKYSSDHSKGDAADLAERTGLNLRTVPIEPMFDAYMGSLGLSGLAEENLQSRLRGTMLMAVSNQEGHIVLAPGNKSELAVGYSTLYGDSVGAYGPIKDVYKTDVFRLAQYRNRAAAERGETPPIPENSIVKPPSAELRPGQVDTDSLPDYPVLDAILALYVDRDQGMEAIVEAGFDRELVARTLRMVDTAEYKRRQYPPGTKISAKGFGKDRRLPITNGWREHA
- a CDS encoding DUF4190 domain-containing protein codes for the protein MSTPPNPPSTPDGPPTEPTEPTGTPAPETTSIPAPAQPLSLEKTPAATPAPETPATPEAPETPATPEAPEAPAAAEVPEAPGAPAAAEAPETPAVTDAPAAPAAPAPEPGPAPEPAPAPSQFAPPTPAPAAAHFSDAGAPGAPGNPWAQPGPGNPWTQPDPAFGGAPYAGYPQAQPTTNGLAMAAVIVAAFAVFLGLVPFLFWAGTLLAVVAAGLGIAGWRRANTGAPNRTMAIVGTVLGIAGLGASVGGFLLTVSFIDEAKEDRAGIGIDDEEYELDGLYPSGEPWPSRSPSKSKSPSASPSPTQVPGLTSALPFGETFTYPNGVKVSLSVPKKYEPKGIIAREEVKNAIQITITITNGSSTPHEVIYAVPNVRDDQGMTADMVFDSSGSGGGVPKMVKGSILPGESASGIVAFEIPEGTKSITADIAAGTLLDDVKYAGPLG
- a CDS encoding multicopper oxidase family protein yields the protein MRSLPTRRAVLGASAAVVGSGLLAACSGSSGSSGHSGGSGPDHGSMNHGGSADVPEGYVDPAGPEVRAAEAARKATGPLTEVKVTATATPLDLGAGITVRSWAYGDRLPGQEVRATAGGTLSLALANNLPEATSLHWHGLALRNDMDGVPGLTQRDIAPGGSFTYKFAVPHPGTYWFHPHTGVQQDRGLYAPLIIEDPKEPLSYDKEWVVVLDDWIDGVDGATPDDVLAELRKGMSGEGGGHAAHGQAPSPGSSSGSGSGRSHLLMGADSDVLGRDAGDVAYPHYLINGRVADDPSVFTARPGDRIRLRIVNAGGDTAFRIALGDHELTVTHTDGFPVEHTKTPSLLLGMGERYDVLVTAQDGVFPLTALAEGKGRSALAVLRTGTGTAPTAATRPAELDVRPLTADVLKAAGPAALAPREPDRTVQIRLTGSMTKYDWAFDGKPYTPDQRHPVKAGERVRLDFRNTTPMWHPVHLHGHTFALAGQAGGARKDTAVVLPGGRLTADFDADNPGLWMVHCHNVYHSESGMMTVLGYRR
- a CDS encoding DUF998 domain-containing protein, whose product is MSPHGLSPRTAWPVAMLIGLAGAVYTAWVLEVVLSTGLNPIQTYVSELAAQDQPLGGLFRATDFTAGLLAFAGGLLALFRLLKYAESRRLWAVVGWAGVTLFGAATAADAWLPLSCTPTVDPECAARETAKLVPATHQAHAVSSSLAMTGALVGIVALTVAARRYGWFAPLARYGPALVVLELLATAWTLSAIALFTAGRGTWALGAGQRLQVLFVAVWLGLLAYSVHKEGRT
- a CDS encoding alpha/beta fold hydrolase — protein: MTPYPPQVPPHAGGTGRFVRVDGVPLHVVVEGRGPVCVLSAGLAMAWFDWDPVAPLLAAAGRTVVRFDRPGHGLSGPATEPPTTAGEAHRIAGLLDALGLGGPDAGPVTVVGHSIAAFHAEAFARLYPERTAALVLVDGSVEEAPRTVLPAALRTGAARAIGRAVTAAGLPAALGPSARRATVRASRTGGSDPAARDLVRRCYRTGRVWRGALLENSRYPDMAAELLVLRGTHPLTAPGTVLAGHDGSSGRFALRWLARQADLADLLGARFEVAEPAGHLVMLDRPGQVARAVLETGERGQPNQRDQPDQRLA
- a CDS encoding CBS domain-containing protein — encoded protein: MTTAAEIMHPGAQWIPATETLDRAAELMARLNVGALPVSDESERLCGIITDRDIVVSCVAKGHDPSKVTCGDLSQGTPRWIDADADVSAVLDEMESHQIKRLPVIKDKRLVGMISEADLAQHLSDDQMAGFVEKVYARR
- a CDS encoding DUF305 domain-containing protein; this encodes MSPRTPRTYWAAGTAVLLALLFAAAATVTAASGDSGTEEARTPGLHSADAGFARDMAVHHQQAVEMSFIVRDRTQDEAVRTLAYDIANTQANQRGMLLGWLDLWGLPKVVAGEPPMSWMGTGGEHAGHASGGHADGHAGQSAAPGALMPGMATKEELARLDSASGRDAEVLFLQLMTDHHKGGVAMAEGCAQQCVTPVERELAQGMVDAQRSELTLMADMLGQRGATPRG
- a CDS encoding DUF3105 domain-containing protein; this encodes MASKSGRTQQNTDPNSRQARIAEMRRAEKARDRRNKAIAITASSAIVVGLVGFGAWVLIDQKQDEQRKKEAVETARKNPVSGEQTWDAKNLGRNHVETPVKYEMNPPVGGDHHPRWMNCNGDVYKNPVPEVNAVHSLEHGAVWVTYNEKAAKAEVDKLAATVGKTPYTLMSPVKEQAGAIMLSAWGKQLTVDTADDPRVAQFFTKYVQGQQTPEPGAACTSGVAEK